Proteins from one Actinomycetota bacterium genomic window:
- the xerD gene encoding site-specific tyrosine recombinase XerD has product MEELIREYLNYLSVEKGLAQNTIQAYERDLYGYMNFLRDRGISSPDKISRSDIINFLAILKEELSPSSISRKVAAIKTFHKFLVREGLTENFPTIDLRFPKISKKLPFVLSVEEVEMLLTQPKGQDPLSLRDKAILEVLYASGVRVSELVAMDLDDVDFKEGCVRCMGKGSKERIVPLGTYALDALSNYVRQGRPKLVKALHMPALFVNARGKRLTRQGCWNILKKYAVQAGLKNIHPHTLRHSFATHLLEAGADLRAVQEMLGHAFISTTQIYTSLTRQDLKEIYLETHPRARRT; this is encoded by the coding sequence ATGGAAGAATTAATACGCGAATACCTCAATTACCTCAGCGTGGAAAAGGGTTTAGCTCAAAACACCATCCAAGCATATGAAAGGGATCTTTATGGTTATATGAACTTCCTTCGTGACAGGGGAATTTCTTCCCCCGACAAGATATCCCGTTCGGATATCATAAATTTTCTGGCTATCCTCAAGGAGGAATTATCGCCTTCAAGTATTTCTCGAAAGGTCGCCGCCATTAAAACCTTCCATAAATTTTTAGTTCGAGAGGGGTTAACGGAGAACTTCCCCACCATCGATCTTAGGTTTCCAAAAATTTCCAAGAAGCTTCCCTTCGTTCTCTCCGTTGAGGAGGTAGAAATGTTGCTCACTCAGCCCAAAGGTCAAGATCCGCTGAGCTTGAGGGACAAAGCAATTTTGGAGGTTTTGTACGCTTCGGGGGTAAGGGTTTCTGAACTGGTGGCCATGGATCTCGATGATGTGGATTTCAAAGAGGGATGTGTAAGATGTATGGGGAAGGGCTCGAAGGAGAGAATCGTCCCCTTGGGAACTTACGCCCTTGACGCTTTATCAAACTATGTGAGGCAGGGGCGACCTAAATTGGTCAAAGCATTGCATATGCCTGCGTTATTCGTGAATGCTCGCGGAAAGCGTCTCACTCGTCAGGGATGTTGGAACATCCTTAAGAAATATGCGGTTCAAGCTGGCCTGAAGAATATTCACCCTCATACGCTGAGACATTCCTTCGCTACTCATCTCCTTGAGGCGGGTGCGGACCTTCGAGCCGTACAGGAGATGTTGGGGCATGCCTTCATCTCCACAACTCAAATCTATACCAGTCTTACCCGCCAGGATTTAAAGGAGATTTACCTTGAAACTCACCCGCGTGCCAGAAGAACATAG